In Oscillatoria acuminata PCC 6304, a single window of DNA contains:
- a CDS encoding PhoH family protein produces MEENTTLELPSQESALALSGDREENLKLLSKQTGARVVLRGQDLFIQGTPNQIELCTRLVRSLSDLWIAGKPITNVDILTARHALDTQRQDELSEMRQDILAKNRRGEEIRAKTFRQRSYIKAIRSHDLTFCIGPAGTGKTFLATILAAQSLLANDYERLILTRPAVEAGEKLGFLPGDLQQKINPYLRPLYDALYEVIEPEKIANLMERGIIEVAPLAYMRGRTLNRSFVILDEAQNTTPAQMKMVLTRLGFKSRMVVTGDITQTDLPMHQQSGLNVAKNILQNVEGIAFCNLSQADVVRNPLVQRIVAAYESHDK; encoded by the coding sequence ATGGAAGAAAATACAACCCTTGAACTCCCTTCTCAAGAAAGCGCCTTAGCCCTCAGTGGCGATCGCGAGGAAAACCTCAAACTCTTATCCAAACAAACCGGGGCCCGAGTCGTTCTGCGCGGACAAGATTTATTCATCCAAGGCACCCCCAACCAAATCGAACTCTGCACTCGCTTAGTGCGATCGCTCTCGGACCTCTGGATAGCAGGTAAACCCATCACCAACGTTGATATCCTCACCGCCCGTCACGCCTTGGATACCCAACGCCAGGACGAACTCAGCGAAATGCGCCAAGATATCCTCGCCAAAAACCGCCGGGGTGAAGAAATTCGCGCCAAAACCTTTCGCCAGCGGTCCTACATCAAAGCCATCCGCAGCCATGATCTGACATTTTGCATTGGTCCAGCAGGCACCGGCAAAACCTTCCTCGCCACCATCCTCGCCGCCCAATCCCTCCTCGCCAATGACTACGAACGGCTAATTTTAACTCGCCCTGCCGTAGAAGCAGGGGAAAAACTCGGCTTCCTTCCCGGGGACTTGCAACAAAAAATTAATCCCTATCTGCGCCCCCTCTACGATGCCCTCTATGAAGTCATCGAACCCGAAAAAATCGCCAACCTCATGGAACGCGGCATCATTGAAGTTGCCCCCCTCGCCTATATGCGGGGACGCACCCTCAATCGTTCTTTCGTCATCCTCGATGAAGCGCAAAACACCACCCCCGCCCAAATGAAAATGGTTTTAACCCGCCTTGGGTTTAAATCCCGCATGGTAGTCACCGGAGACATTACCCAAACCGATTTACCCATGCATCAGCAGTCCGGTTTAAATGTCGCCAAAAATATCCTGCAAAATGTAGAAGGTATTGCCTTTTGCAACCTCTCTCAAGCTGATGTGGTCCGCAATCCTCTGGTTCAGCGGATCGTCGCCGCCTATGAAAGCCATGATAAATAG